From Clostridium sp. SY8519:
ATCAGGCCTTCCTTATGCAGGCGCAGGATGAACTGATAATGCAGATCATCCAGGATATCACCCGTCAGCTTCTTTCCGATGAAGTCGTAAAAGGCATCACGTTTCGGCTTCTCGCCTTTTGTCAGCCAGATGAAAGCGACATCCCGTTCACAGAGTTCAACGATCCGGTCCACGGAACGTATGCCCCGCATGTTCGCGTAGGTGACGACAGCAAACATCATGATCGGATTATACCCGGTTCTTCCCTTGGCAGAATAACGGCCGAGCAGACCGGAATAATCAAGATCCTCCATCACTTTTTTAAGGGTATAGACGGGGTCGTCGGCGGGTATGCCGATCTGATATAAGCTGAAGTTAATCTTCAGTTGCCCTTTTTCGAAAAAATCGTTATAATAATGATGTTTTTTTAGCATAGTTACATTATACAATGTAACGGGAGAAAGGTGGTCAGAAACGGCCATCTTTTTTCTTTTATTTCAAAGATGTCAGTCCTATCTGCGGACGCCAGCCCTGACAGCCGCTTTCGCGGTGGCTGTTTGCCAGAGTCAATATGATCAGTTCGGGGAGAACTTGGGATATCAGCCTTGCGGGATCCATCCTCTGGTGATGTCATACATTCGGCACGCAAGGTTTATGAGCCAGATCATATGAACAGAAAAGGATCCGACCAAACTCATTTCGAGTCTGGACGGATCCCGTTTTTAGCCGTCTATTTCCCGACAGCCCCTTCCGCTTATTTCCGCAAGGAATTAATTCATTTCTGTGTATTCCAGATTCAGGGACTCCCCTGCGATTTCGAATTCCAGATCCTTCTTTCTTCCGTCCGCATTGATGCTGATGACATATTTGCCGTCATCCAGGCCGTCGAACTTGAAATCTCCGAAGAAATTCGTCTTCTGTACTTCCAGAACCTTATCGTCCTGTTTCAGTTCGCAGACCGCATTTTCAAAGCAGTCTCCGTCCACGAGAATTCCGCCTGCGGCGAAGTTCTTGGTAAACCGGTACAGGTTCTTGTAATATACATGGGGCTTGGTGCCCAGTTCCGGCCGGTAAACTTCCAGGCCTTCTGCCTCGATCATCGCCTGCATCTCATCCGGCTCCAGGTTAAACGCCTTCAGCGCTTTGGTCGGACAGTTGTGCGCGCAGCGCGGGATTCCAGGAATCCAGTCCGGATCATCCAGCAGATGTGCGCACATGGTGCATTTCTGCGGTACATCCGCGTCTTCATTGTAATAAATCGCGCCGTACGGACAGGAATCTACCAGGGCCTTGTTGCCTTTTGCCTTCTCCATATCGATCATCACAATACCGTCTTCCCGGCGTGTCACCGCACCGTTGCCTGCCGCGATACAGGGCGCGTTTTCACAGTGCTGACATGGCATCGGCAGATAGCTGTAATCATTCCGCGCGTATTTGCCGCGCTCTCTCCGCTGAATGTTCATCCAGCGATGGCCGTGGCGGGGCTGCGCGTTGGTATATCCGGGCCACTCATTTCCCACGTGTTCATCTTTGCAACCCATAAAGCAGTTGTTGCAGTCATGACACCATCTGACATCTATCACTAAATACCACTGTTTCATCTCGATTCTCCTTTCAGGCCGTATCCGCGAGACTTAGTAAATCTCGTAAATACCTCCATCCCATTTTTCTACTTCTACCTGAGCACTGTTCGGTGCCATACCGCATGCATATTTGGACATGTAGCGGTCCGGTGTAAGGATATTGACGCAGCCGCCCCGGTCAGCCGAGCAGCCTGGTTTGCCAAGAGGAGCATACTCTGCGCTGGACTCATAGGAATGAACCGTACCCGGCTGGACACGTTCTCCCACCTGGGCGCAGAGGATGACAGAACCTCTGTCGTTGAAGGCGCGTACCAGGTCGCCGTCCTTGATGCCGCGGGCCTCGGCGTCTACTGTATTCATACGGATGATCCAGTAATACCAGCCGTCTACCAGCACGCGGTGATCCTTGATATCCAGCATGAAGGAGTCTTTTGCGTCACCCATGGTATGCATGGAAAATCTGGGATGAGGGGAAAGCATACCCAGAGGGTATTTCTTAGCCACTTCCGCATGCCAGCTTTCCCATGCCGGCACATATTTATGCATGGACGGACGGTACTCGTCCACAAATCCCTGTTCCTCGAAACGTTTCAGTGAAGTTGAGATGAATTCCACCTTGCCGGTGGTCGTCTGCAGCCCCTTCAGGCCTACGGTCTGGTTCGGAGCCGGACCCCAGTCAGGTGTATCACGCACACGGTCCTCTGCAAACCAGCGGAGCGCAGGTGTTTTCTTTCTGTTCGGATTGTCCGGAACAACCAGATAGCCCTTCTTGAAGAATTCTTCCCATGGCATTACTTTCGGGCAGTCGGTTGCGTTGTAGTACTGCTCTACCCATGCCAGTTCATCTTTGCCTTCGGTAAAGATATCGTAAATTCCCAGTTTCTTGGCCATCA
This genomic window contains:
- a CDS encoding 4Fe-4S dicluster domain-containing protein; amino-acid sequence: MKQWYLVIDVRWCHDCNNCFMGCKDEHVGNEWPGYTNAQPRHGHRWMNIQRRERGKYARNDYSYLPMPCQHCENAPCIAAGNGAVTRREDGIVMIDMEKAKGNKALVDSCPYGAIYYNEDADVPQKCTMCAHLLDDPDWIPGIPRCAHNCPTKALKAFNLEPDEMQAMIEAEGLEVYRPELGTKPHVYYKNLYRFTKNFAAGGILVDGDCFENAVCELKQDDKVLEVQKTNFFGDFKFDGLDDGKYVISINADGRKKDLEFEIAGESLNLEYTEMN